The Hymenobacter sp. DG01 sequence CTACATCGGAAAGGTGCGTGGTGCCGTCTGTATCCTGCTGGCGCAGGCGGTAGTAGCTCAGGCCACTGAAGGGGGCGCGGTCGGTGAAGGAGTAGGACTGCCGGCGCTGCGAGTTGCCGGCGGCAGCCAGGCGGCCCACGGCTTCAAACACCTGCCCGTTGGCGGAGCGCTCCACGATAAAGGCAGCACTGTTAAGCTCCACGGAGGTTTCCCAGCTGGCTACTACCCCCGCCTTGGTGGCCTGAGCCCCGAAGTAGGTAAGCGTAACGGGCAGCGGCGAGTTGGAGGAAGTGGTGCACAGGCCCCCGGCCGGCACCAGCCGAAGGCCTACGTTGGCATCGGTGCTCTCGTACTCCAGCCGCAGAATATTCAGCCCCCCGCCGTTGCCGTACAGCACCAGCATATCGTGCAAACCGGCCGTGAGGGCAATGGTGCCCGATACGGTGGTTTCCTGGTGGCGGCCCCCGTTGTTGATCAGGGCGGTGGCTACGGTGGGGGTAGCCGCCAGGGCCGCCCCATCCAGCCACAGGTAGGAGGCATCGTCGGAGGTGAGGTAGAAGGTGTAGGTGCCGGTAGCGGGTATCAGGATGCGGCCCTGCAGGCGGGCACTGAACTCATCAGCCTGCTGGCTGCCACCTACCACGGCCACCTGGCTTAAGTCGCCCCAGCTCTGGCTGGTGCCGAAATCAATCAGCTGGGTAGCCTGGGTCCGCTTGGGTGCGCTGGCGGTAAAGAAACTGGCGTCGTCGTTGAAGTAGCCGGAAAACAGCTCGGCATAAAGACCCGAGGATGCTACCGTACCGCTGCCATCAAGGCCCGAGCAGCCAAGCGGAGCCCGGGCGGCCACGGTAAGAGCCAGGACCTGCGTAAATACCACGGTGCCGCCCGAGTTTCGTACGGCAATGTCGAGGCTGTAGTCGCCCTCGGCTACTGCGGGCCCAACCGAAATCTGACCGGTAGCGGAGTTAATGGTGATGCCGGCAGGCAGTGCGGCCGCGTTAGCCAACCGGTACTCGGCCACGGCCGAGGCGCTGGTAGCCACCGGAGCCGCCGATACGGTTGTGGTGCCCACCGTGGCCCGCATGGTTTTGGGCGCGTAGGCCAGACCCGTAGCCAGGGCCAACAGGGGCTGAGTAGAAGTGCAGAACAGGCCGCTGGGCACCACAGTGCGGGCTATGCCCAGCTCCGGACTGGCATATTCCAGCACCAGGTCATTATCAACGCCATCATCGCCGTAGAGCAGGGCAATGTTGTGCAGGCCGGCGTTCAGCTTGAGGGTAACGGCAATGGTCTGGGAGAGGTGGTAGCCCCCGTTGTTGATGGTAGCATCGGCCAGCACCAGGGGCGAGGCCAGGGCGGCGTTATCGAGCCAGAGGTAGGCGGCGTCATCGGCCGTAAGGTAGAACGTGTAGGTACCCGTAGCGGCCAGGTACAGGCTACCCCGCTGGCGCAGACTAAACTTATCGGGGTTGGCGCGGGTGCCTTCGAGGGCCGTTCCCAGCAAGTTGCCAAAGCTGTCGTCGTCGGGGAAATTGATGGCCACATCAGTCCGGACCAGGCTGGGCGTGCGGCCACTGAAGAAGGCCGGGTCATCGGCAAAGTAGCCGCTGAAGTACTCGGCGTAGAGGCCCGCCGAGGCCAGCTCTCCTGCCGGGTCGGGCCCGCCGCAGCCGCCAGGCAGCGGAGCCGTAACCAGAAACTGGAACGCATTACGAAAAATAGCCGTGCCTACGCTGTTGGTTACGGCCACATCAATGGCGTAGGTACCCTGGGCCACGGTGGCATCGGCGGTCAGGACGCCGGTAGTGGGGTTAATACGGATGCCGGCGGGCAGGGTAGCCGCGTTGGCTACTGCGTAGCCGGTAATGACCGCTCCGCCGTTCTGTACGATGGGGGCTACCGAGCTGCGGGAAGTGCCGATGGGCAGGGCCCGCGCGGCCGGCGCGTACGTAATGGCCTGGGGTACCAGTGCTGTGGCCCCTACCCCCGTACACAGCGCCGAAGCGGGCACTACCTGCCGGGCCACTCCCGGCCCTTCGTACTCCCACACCAACGTGTTGTTGCAACAATCGTCGCCGTAGAGCAGCTGCACGCTGTGGTAGCCCGCCGACAGGGTTAGGGTAGCCGTGCGCGTTACCGGCTGGTGCGTGCCCCCGTTGTTAATCAGGGCTGCGGCCGGGTCGGGCGAAACGGTTCGGGCCGCTCCATCCAGCCACAGGTAGGAGGCATCATCGGAGGTGAGGTAGAAGGTATAGGTGCCGGCCGTAGCAATGTTCAGGCTGCCGCGCAGGCGCAGGCTAAACCGGTCGGCATCGTCGGCCGTGCCTTCCGAAATCGGGCGCAGGTCGCCGAAGCTGGCGCTGGTCGGGAAGTTCACCTGGTTTTCTACCCGGCTCAGTTGGGGCGGATTCGTGTTGTCGGCGAAAAAGCCGACGTCATCGGCAAAGTACCCGCCGAAGTACTCGGCGTACAGCCCATTACCTGCGGGCTGCCCGCCCGGATTCGAGCCGGAGCAGCTTTGCGCCTGAGCCTGGCCGCCAACAATGCCTAGCAGAGTTAACCCACCCAGCAAAATTCCAGTCCAGCTCCGATACGATGCAGAGACGAAGTTTTTCATCCTACGCAGATTATATGTAATAAAATCAGTGCAACTCAGATATTAAAGGTAACAATCTGCTAAATTATTGCAACATTTTTATTTTATATTGTATTAATTAGGCAAGACTGTTAGAATTATTCCAAGCCTCTTACACCCGCAGCCTTGGTCCAAAAGCCCGCCGCCAGCCTGTACGCCCACAAGTACCCGGCAGACAATGACAAAATTTTTTTAGTTGTAGGCACCTGAAATCGGCCAAGCAGATATTAGCACGTCTATATATTCAATGATTTTCCGACTGGCTGCCTGGGCTGGCGCTGGCCGCTAAAAACCGCGAAGCCGGCCTCCCGTCGGGTTCGGGGAGGCCGGCTTCGCGGTGGCCGGGGGGTAGGCAGTAGTAGGCTAGAAATCGAAAAGGCCTTTGCGGGGGCCGCTCTTTGGCTTTGATTTTTTCTTGCTTTTATCGCCGTCAAAGAGGCCTTCAAACAAGCCCGTATTCTTCTCTTTCAGAAGAATATACCGCACTGAAAATGCCGTTGGAAAGCGGGCCCAGTTGTTGGAGTTGAACTCAACGGTAGGCTTAAAATCCAGGCTCAGCACAAAGGAGGTAAACGCAATTTTATACTCTACCCCCGCCAGCGCGTCGAGGCCGCCAAAGCCGCCGGTGTCTTTGTGGTTGCCCAGGTGGCCGCCTGCCCCAAAATAGTAGTTGAGGCTGGGGCCCAGAATCCCGAAGTGGCGCTCCGCCAGCACCGTGGCGCTGACCTCGCGCGTACCCACGAGAGCCAGACCTTCCAGCGTCGTTTTATCAAGAATCTTTTGCTGCACCGTCAGGCCGTAGTTGTTTTTACCCAGGCGCAGGCCGGCGGCGGTGCGGTACTTCTGGGCGTGGGCCGGCAGAGCCAGCGAGGCCGCCAGCAGGCAGCCAGCAAGCAACAGCCGGCCGCGAAGCGAGAAACGGAAGATCATAATCTTGTGGTTCAGGTTCTTAACCCAGATGACTGGTGCGCGTTCAACCAGCAGGAAGGGCACAAAGTACGGGCCTCCCTGGCAAAAGACCACAACTTGCCCTGCCAGGGCGTACCTTGTCGCCTTCTTTCTGCTTTGCTCCACCCTGCCCTTCTTCCCGTGTACATTCATCAGGTGGCGGCCTACCTGCCCGCCGAAGTTATTTCCAACGCCCACTTCACGCGACTTAACGGCCTTTCCCACGAGTGGATTACGGAGCGCACCGGCATCCGCAACCGGCGCAAGGCGGGGCCCGGGGAAAACACCAATACCATGGCCCTGGAAGCTACCCGCCGGGTGCTTGCCCAAACGCCGGCTTTCCTGGCCTCCGAAGTTGACTTGATTGTAGGCGGCACTTATACGCCCCACGACACGATTTACACCGTAGCGCACGCCGTGCAGAGGGAGCTGAACGTGTCGGATATTCCGGTGGTCAGTATTTCTTCGGCCTGCTCTTCGCTGCTGAACGCCGTGGAAATTGTGGAGGGCTACTTCGCGCTGGGCAAAGCCCGCCGCGCGCTGGTGGTGGTCAGTGAGCACAACACGGCCTACAACAACGAGCAGGACACCGTGGCCGGCCACCTCTGGGGAGACGGCGCCGCGGCCCTGCTCCTGACCGCCGACCGCCTCGCTCCCACCGACCTGCTCGTACGCTCCGTGCTGACGGGCGGGGCCGGCAACATCGGCAAGGCCGACCACTCCGTAACGCTGAAGCCCGTGGAAAAAGGTATTGTGATGCCCCACGGCAAAGACGTGTTCCTGAATGCCTGCACCTACATGACGCGGGTAACCCAGCAGATTATGGAGCGCAGCCAGCTGGCAGTCAGCGACATTTCCTACCTGATTCCGCACCAGGCCAACCTGCGCATTACCAAAAACGTGCTGCAGCAGCTGGGCCTGACCGAGGACCGGGCCGTGTCTAATATTGAGGAGCTAGGCAACACTGGCTGCGCGGGGGCCGCTATTGCCCTGGCCGATACCTGGGCGCAGCTAGAGCCCGGCAACAAGGTAGTAGTGACGGTATTCGGGGGGGGCTACTCCTACGGTGCCATGCTGCTGGAACGCTAGCCTATGCTTACCGAACACGCCACCGCCGGCTCCCGAAGCCAATTATGCTTTAGGGGCCGGCGGTGGCGTGTTTGCAGGCCAGGAACGGATTAATCTACCTTCACCAGGGGGGTAGTGCCCTTGGGACCGTTCGAGTCGTTCCAACGCACGAGGTAGTAGCCGGCCCGGAGCGCAGGCGGGGTAACCGTCAGCCGGTTAAGGCCCAGCTGATAATTAACCAGGGACCCTCCCAGGTAGCGGCCCAGGGCATCGTAGAAGCGGACGGTGAGAGTGCCGGCTGCAGTGCCCAGGTATTGCAGGCCAATGGGCGAGCCGTCGGCAGCTATGGGGTTAGGAAAAATCTGCAGGCCGCCGCTGGCGGTAGCATCGTCGGTTACCCCTACGGGCGGGCCAATATCCAGGGTGTTATCGGGGCGCTGCAGGCGCAGGCGGTAGTAGCTGAGGCCGGCTGGGGCCTGGGCATCGAGGAAGCGGTACTGGCCGTTGGAGGCGCCGGCCGCTACGGTGCCTACCTGCCGCCAGCCCGCCGTGGTGTCGGCGGGGGCCCGCTCTACAATAAAGCCGGTTACGAAGCACTCGTTCTGGGTGGACCACTGCACAGTGGTACCAATACCTTCCACGAAACCGGCGCTCTGGCCGGTAAGCGGCGCGGGCAGCATGGGCGCTACCCCGCATACCGGGGCCGTAAAGCTGCGGTTCCGGAGTACGTAGCGCCCTCCGGCAATGTCGCTGGCGGCAGCCAGGGCACGGCTGCGCTGCCCGCGCGCAATGGCGTAGTGCATCACGGCCGAGGGCAGAATCAGGTGGGAAAGCTGCTGGGCGTGTCCCAGCTCGTGCACCGCTACCGACTCAAAATCGAGCTGAGAAACTGTGGGGTTGCCCGGCCCGAACTGCCAGTTGGTGGCGTCGTCAAACTGCATGTCAATTTCCTGCACGTAAAACGATACGGCCCCGCTGGGCAGGTAGCAGCCCCGGTAATAGCTGGTAGTACGCCCCAGCACGTTGGTAGGCAGCTCAGTGCCATTATCGAACCCAATGGCGTTTTCGCCATCTTCGGTGGCGCCACGGCCGCTGCGGGGCTCCCCTACCACCCAGTTAATACCCGTCTGGCAGCGCCAGGTAGCCAGGGCCCGTTGCCAGGCCGCGCTGGCAGCCGCGTTAGAGGAAAGGCTCGACTCGAACCGGAACGTAATGCCTCCGGTGCCGTTCTGGTTCCGGTGCGCTGGCACGGCCCGCTGCTTGGTGCGGGAGTCCTGCACGTTGGATACGGCGTACACAATCTGCACTGCGGTCAGGCTGGTAGAAGTCTGCTGGTCGGAGGTGGTTACGCGCACGGGGCCGGTGCCGGCGGGGCTGCCGCTGGCCCCCAGCGAGGGCACCCGCACCTGAATCCGGTTTTCCGACCAGCTTACGTAGTCGTCGTCATTGACCCTGATAAAGGTGCTGCCCCCATCGTCGGCGTTCCGGAACTCTACCGCCCCGCTACCCCGCGTGGCGCCAAACCCCGAGCCGGAAATGGTGAGCACTGCTCCGGTACCCGCCGACAGGCTCTGGGGCGACAGACCGGAAACAAGGGGTGCCAGGGCCCGGGCCGCGGCAGCGGGCGCCAC is a genomic window containing:
- a CDS encoding PA14 domain-containing protein, giving the protein MKNFVSASYRSWTGILLGGLTLLGIVGGQAQAQSCSGSNPGGQPAGNGLYAEYFGGYFADDVGFFADNTNPPQLSRVENQVNFPTSASFGDLRPISEGTADDADRFSLRLRGSLNIATAGTYTFYLTSDDASYLWLDGAARTVSPDPAAALINNGGTHQPVTRTATLTLSAGYHSVQLLYGDDCCNNTLVWEYEGPGVARQVVPASALCTGVGATALVPQAITYAPAARALPIGTSRSSVAPIVQNGGAVITGYAVANAATLPAGIRINPTTGVLTADATVAQGTYAIDVAVTNSVGTAIFRNAFQFLVTAPLPGGCGGPDPAGELASAGLYAEYFSGYFADDPAFFSGRTPSLVRTDVAINFPDDDSFGNLLGTALEGTRANPDKFSLRQRGSLYLAATGTYTFYLTADDAAYLWLDNAALASPLVLADATINNGGYHLSQTIAVTLKLNAGLHNIALLYGDDGVDNDLVLEYASPELGIARTVVPSGLFCTSTQPLLALATGLAYAPKTMRATVGTTTVSAAPVATSASAVAEYRLANAAALPAGITINSATGQISVGPAVAEGDYSLDIAVRNSGGTVVFTQVLALTVAARAPLGCSGLDGSGTVASSGLYAELFSGYFNDDASFFTASAPKRTQATQLIDFGTSQSWGDLSQVAVVGGSQQADEFSARLQGRILIPATGTYTFYLTSDDASYLWLDGAALAATPTVATALINNGGRHQETTVSGTIALTAGLHDMLVLYGNGGGLNILRLEYESTDANVGLRLVPAGGLCTTSSNSPLPVTLTYFGAQATKAGVVASWETSVELNSAAFIVERSANGQVFEAVGRLAAAGNSQRRQSYSFTDRAPFSGLSYYRLRQQDTDGTTHLSDVVTVRWNAATPAVQLTVFPNPAASGTCTVRLEQTTAAAAQLQVLDLTGRLVYSHQLSAAANQEHAFSTRQLRTGVYIVRLTSAQGTITQRLEIR
- a CDS encoding 3-oxoacyl-ACP synthase III family protein, whose product is MYIHQVAAYLPAEVISNAHFTRLNGLSHEWITERTGIRNRRKAGPGENTNTMALEATRRVLAQTPAFLASEVDLIVGGTYTPHDTIYTVAHAVQRELNVSDIPVVSISSACSSLLNAVEIVEGYFALGKARRALVVVSEHNTAYNNEQDTVAGHLWGDGAAALLLTADRLAPTDLLVRSVLTGGAGNIGKADHSVTLKPVEKGIVMPHGKDVFLNACTYMTRVTQQIMERSQLAVSDISYLIPHQANLRITKNVLQQLGLTEDRAVSNIEELGNTGCAGAAIALADTWAQLEPGNKVVVTVFGGGYSYGAMLLER
- a CDS encoding matrixin family metalloprotease; the protein is MKFLLFLCMASGLGGLALPAQAQVVAPAQETRCLLLPLDPAARTAHVPLIVEAEVLDAEGFRVPNGRIYTRHRLRVYKQLKGTAPTELTVLTEGGTVGLDRQELTNTLRLQPGQQGVFFLERAAFAGVPAGAGWAVYASEQGFVQYDVRTATAAEPFRRYPLIGPEFYQTIAGSSPREVAPNAALQTALARRVAPAAAARALAPLVSGLSPQSLSAGTGAVLTISGSGFGATRGSGAVEFRNADDGGSTFIRVNDDDYVSWSENRIQVRVPSLGASGSPAGTGPVRVTTSDQQTSTSLTAVQIVYAVSNVQDSRTKQRAVPAHRNQNGTGGITFRFESSLSSNAAASAAWQRALATWRCQTGINWVVGEPRSGRGATEDGENAIGFDNGTELPTNVLGRTTSYYRGCYLPSGAVSFYVQEIDMQFDDATNWQFGPGNPTVSQLDFESVAVHELGHAQQLSHLILPSAVMHYAIARGQRSRALAAASDIAGGRYVLRNRSFTAPVCGVAPMLPAPLTGQSAGFVEGIGTTVQWSTQNECFVTGFIVERAPADTTAGWRQVGTVAAGASNGQYRFLDAQAPAGLSYYRLRLQRPDNTLDIGPPVGVTDDATASGGLQIFPNPIAADGSPIGLQYLGTAAGTLTVRFYDALGRYLGGSLVNYQLGLNRLTVTPPALRAGYYLVRWNDSNGPKGTTPLVKVD